One region of Scomber scombrus chromosome 10, fScoSco1.1, whole genome shotgun sequence genomic DNA includes:
- the tcea2 gene encoding transcription elongation factor A protein 2, whose amino-acid sequence MAKNQEVERIAKKLDKMVHKKNTDGALDLLRELKNIKMSLETLQSTRVGMSVNAVRKQSSEDEVQTLAKALIKSWKKLLDGSEGKAEEKEKKKKEEGGSPVRSSSTSKDSCSSEKSSQGSVDPPITPTSPSTHSLPSMVTSFPPAPVTTDSVRNKCRQLLVAALQTDDDHKTIGVDCDHLAAQIEDQIYQEFKSTDMKYKSRLRSRISNLKDQKNPDLRRNVLCGNILPQRIASMTSEEMASAELKQMRETLTKESIKEHQLSRVGGTETDMFICSKCHGKNCSYTQVQIRSADEPMTTFVLCNGCGNRWKKHGGLRGRGPAPSVDIKGSI is encoded by the exons ATGGCTAAAAACCAAGAAGTGGAGCGCATCGCTAAAAAGCTGGATAAAATGGTGCACAAGAAGAACACG GACGGCGCTCTCGACCTGCTGAGGGAGTTGAAGAACATCAAGATGTCTCTGGAGACTCTGCAG tccACCAGAGTGGGAATGTCTGTGAACGCTGTGAGGAAACAAAGCTCAGAAGATGAAGTTCAGACTCTGGCCAAAGCTCTCATCAAGTCCTGGAAGAAACTACtgg ACGGTTCAGAAGGGAAGgcggaggagaaagagaagaagaagaaggaggaggggggctcTCCTGTGAGGTCATCGTCTACCTCCAAGGACTCCTGCAGCAGTGAGAAAAG cagTCAGGGGTCTGTGGATCCTCCCATCACCCCGACCTCACCCAGCACCCACAGCCTCCCCTCTATGGTCACCTCCTTCCCCCCCGCCCCCGTCACCACCGACAGCGTCAGGAACAAATGTCGACAGCTGCTGGTGGCGGCGCTGCAGACTGACG atGATCACAAGACCATTGGAGTGGACTGTGATCACCTTGCAGCACAAATCGAGGATC AGATCTACCAGGAGTTTAAATCTAcagatatgaaatataaaagcCGTCTACGAAGTCGCATCTCCAACCTGAAGGATCAGAAGAATCCCGACCTGAGGCGTAACGTCCTGTGTGGAAACATCTTGCCTCAACGCATCGCCAGCATGACTTCTGAG gagatgGCGAGTGCAGAGCTGAAGCAGATGAGAGAGACTCTGACCAAAGAGTCCATCAAAGAGCATCAGCTGTCGAGGGTCGGAGGAACGGAGACGGACATGTTCATCTGCAGCAAGTGTCACGGAAAGAACTGCTCATACACACAA gtGCAAATTCGCAGTGCTGATGAGCCCATGACCACCTTTGTGTTGTGTAACGGCTGTGGCAACCGATGGAAg